One window of the Sulfurospirillum oryzae genome contains the following:
- a CDS encoding ABC transporter permease — MQTIPLINLTYMLLPLCVVAFFYYLWVGKKAEIALATARMSIQLILIGYVLTSLFTTNALWLLALLVAVMITTASLIVRRNLHHQDFQTYSAILVAIALGGSINLALVLWCVLDLENPLDPRFVIPLAGMIYANAMNAISLAAERYEKEREHHEKEKARAIAFRASMIPQINSFLAVGFVSLPGMMTGQILSGVDPLIAVRYQIVVMAMILSSGAMSNILYLSYAVSKEPNI; from the coding sequence ATGCAAACCATACCTTTAATTAATTTAACCTATATGCTTTTACCCCTTTGCGTGGTTGCTTTTTTTTATTACCTTTGGGTAGGCAAAAAAGCAGAAATAGCGCTTGCAACAGCACGTATGAGCATACAGCTTATTTTGATTGGGTATGTTTTAACCTCATTATTTACAACCAATGCTTTGTGGCTTTTAGCTCTGTTGGTTGCAGTGATGATTACGACGGCTTCTCTTATCGTAAGGCGCAACCTTCACCACCAAGATTTTCAAACCTATAGTGCGATTTTAGTCGCTATCGCGCTTGGCGGTTCTATCAATTTAGCGCTGGTTTTATGGTGCGTGTTAGATCTTGAAAATCCACTCGATCCTCGTTTTGTGATACCGCTTGCGGGTATGATCTATGCGAATGCTATGAATGCCATCTCGTTGGCGGCAGAGCGTTATGAAAAAGAGAGGGAACATCACGAAAAGGAAAAAGCGAGAGCCATAGCTTTTAGAGCTTCAATGATTCCTCAAATCAACTCTTTTCTAGCCGTTGGATTTGTCTCATTGCCTGGCATGATGACAGGACAAATTCTTTCTGGTGTCGATCCACTCATTGCTGTGCGTTATCAGATTGTTGTCATGGCAATGATTTTAAGCAGTGGTGCAATGAGCAATATCCTCTATTTAAGCTACGCTGTTTCTAAAGAGCCGAACATTTAA
- a CDS encoding ATP-binding protein, with protein MPYVKVLSTPSTKTKTMIFVLILFLAMATIFGWMRYLDVKEGIEKSRKDYSLQIHSIYEMTLKRTSAFYLNRAYANLDSYGIKEALAQKDIEQLTGLSSFRWNVLKQENPFLLGIRFYDEKLSLLAYLGKEPKQEEIEQSGEVPSEPKIGFFFSKHYAAYHIIVPVSVNQKIIGMLEFAIAPEFFLNEVQEFSGLKGYILFKGEEFIPPDEALLGISLRDGEISQNKKSTYITHVINLKGIIRDDLAQLLFFQDISDQQQKLLDAVYEAFFVALSMMAVLLIILNYGFNVLIRRLEESESSLKELNHTLEDRVNEEITRRMENEQILMHQSRLASMGEMIGNIAHQWRQPLSELGATLMNLQILWEKQKLTTSVFEDRIKRSEGLIAYMSKTIDDFRNFFASDNQKERYCVNEAIYKSLGLIESALKNHHIALEFHEVDRCEVEGYPSQFAQAILNIISNAKDILLERAISDPTIWITLTCKEGKTLIRIADNGGGIALEPIEKIFEPYVSTKHAKSGTGIGLYMSKTIIEKNANGILRAYNSDKGAVFEIIL; from the coding sequence TTGCCATACGTTAAAGTCCTTTCCACTCCTTCAACAAAGACCAAAACCATGATCTTTGTATTGATACTTTTTCTTGCGATGGCGACGATTTTTGGCTGGATGCGCTATTTGGATGTAAAAGAGGGGATTGAAAAATCCCGTAAAGATTATTCGCTTCAAATTCACAGTATTTATGAGATGACACTGAAGCGTACCAGTGCTTTTTATCTCAACCGTGCTTACGCTAATCTTGATTCTTATGGCATTAAAGAGGCATTAGCGCAAAAAGATATTGAACAGCTTACAGGGCTTTCAAGTTTTCGCTGGAATGTACTCAAACAAGAAAATCCTTTTTTGCTCGGAATTCGTTTTTACGATGAAAAACTCTCCCTTCTTGCATACCTTGGAAAAGAGCCTAAACAAGAAGAGATCGAGCAAAGCGGTGAAGTTCCCAGTGAGCCTAAAATTGGTTTTTTCTTCTCAAAACATTACGCAGCGTATCACATCATTGTTCCCGTGTCTGTCAATCAAAAAATCATTGGCATGTTAGAATTTGCGATTGCGCCTGAGTTTTTTCTCAATGAAGTTCAAGAATTTTCGGGGCTTAAAGGGTATATTCTTTTTAAAGGAGAGGAGTTTATACCTCCTGATGAAGCACTTTTAGGCATTAGCCTTCGTGATGGTGAAATTTCTCAAAATAAAAAAAGCACTTACATTACCCATGTTATTAATCTCAAGGGGATCATCCGAGACGATTTAGCACAATTGCTCTTTTTCCAAGACATTAGCGATCAACAACAAAAGCTTTTAGATGCGGTGTATGAAGCTTTTTTTGTGGCACTGAGTATGATGGCTGTGCTTCTCATCATCCTCAATTATGGTTTTAATGTGTTGATTCGAAGGCTCGAAGAGAGTGAATCAAGTCTCAAAGAGCTCAACCATACGCTCGAAGATCGTGTTAATGAAGAGATAACAAGGCGCATGGAAAATGAGCAAATTTTGATGCACCAAAGCAGGCTTGCCAGTATGGGTGAGATGATCGGTAATATTGCGCATCAATGGCGCCAGCCTCTGAGTGAGCTGGGTGCAACACTGATGAATCTGCAAATCCTTTGGGAAAAACAGAAACTTACCACGTCGGTTTTTGAGGACCGTATTAAGCGCTCAGAAGGTTTGATCGCCTACATGTCCAAAACGATTGATGATTTTCGTAACTTCTTTGCCAGTGACAATCAAAAAGAGCGTTACTGTGTCAATGAGGCGATTTATAAATCACTCGGTCTCATTGAATCTGCTTTGAAAAACCATCACATCGCACTTGAGTTTCACGAAGTTGATCGCTGTGAAGTGGAGGGCTACCCCAGCCAATTTGCCCAAGCCATTTTAAACATCATCAGCAATGCCAAAGACATTCTTTTAGAGCGCGCCATCAGTGATCCAACGATTTGGATAACCCTTACATGTAAAGAGGGAAAAACGCTGATTCGCATTGCGGATAATGGTGGCGGCATTGCCTTAGAGCCGATCGAAAAAATCTTTGAGCCTTATGTGAGTACCAAACACGCCAAGAGTGGGACTGGCATTGGGTTATATATGAGCAAAACCATCATCGAAAAAAATGCCAATGGCATTTTACGTGCCTATAACAGCGATAAAGGCGCAGTATTTGAGATCATCCTCTAA
- a CDS encoding substrate-binding periplasmic protein, translated as MRFQAFILCGIISVMSSLIAGETSLYAVPNPPFSFRDKGAVKGLSIDLLEASLATIRPRFAQEEIELEALNKMYDEALRHPKSFLVTMVRLKEREQQFNWLGPIATVRLGLITKRTTDIPKGQTTMEILRPLKLATIKETSSEKLLFKEIGEKHGLNITRVSTPIQAYKMLEYGRIDALIYTDVPFVYYLVSEGQDVSQYRMAHVILNTDYYICVGKEVPKEQFNIMQAQLNRLKEPDGKGGSMYDRLVSNYLNGAVLKP; from the coding sequence ATGCGTTTTCAAGCTTTTATATTGTGTGGAATCATTTCAGTCATGAGCTCTCTCATAGCAGGAGAAACTTCACTCTATGCTGTTCCTAATCCTCCATTTAGTTTTCGAGATAAAGGTGCTGTTAAAGGGTTGAGTATTGATCTTTTAGAGGCGAGTCTTGCTACCATAAGACCGCGTTTTGCGCAAGAAGAGATTGAACTTGAAGCGTTGAACAAGATGTATGATGAAGCGCTTAGACATCCAAAATCTTTTTTAGTAACGATGGTGAGACTTAAAGAGCGGGAACAACAGTTTAATTGGCTTGGACCTATCGCAACTGTGCGATTGGGGCTTATAACCAAGAGAACAACCGATATTCCAAAAGGTCAAACCACTATGGAAATTTTGCGTCCTCTTAAATTGGCGACCATCAAAGAGACATCTTCTGAAAAATTACTTTTTAAAGAAATTGGCGAAAAGCATGGGCTTAATATTACACGTGTTTCAACGCCTATTCAAGCGTATAAGATGTTGGAATATGGCAGAATTGATGCCCTTATCTATACCGATGTTCCTTTTGTTTACTACTTAGTGAGTGAAGGACAAGATGTCTCACAATACCGTATGGCACATGTCATTTTAAATACAGACTATTATATTTGCGTGGGTAAAGAGGTGCCTAAAGAGCAGTTTAATATCATGCAAGCACAACTTAACCGTTTAAAAGAGCCTGATGGAAAAGGTGGTAGCATGTATGATCGTCTTGTATCCAATTACCTCAATGGAGCTGTGCTAAAACCCTAA
- the ciaB gene encoding invasion protein CiaB, with amino-acid sequence MNQKFENDLKRFYELLGERQRALGSYFNIVESEDYDKRIESFIDTFLESIELSLIRENRVAALTRLINLRDEQMVQALEKEGKDEVFIAQAKEKAYLWVKEFYLKAHAELIAQIQKEWLFSPFYRRLLRGIHEVGLALSAWQSHWTEHIINTINPLLELEFNKDAQAIATMLHEKGLFDPDPLGNDGDRSYSVLEKVEGGYVAKAYATAFAKEVSHVRNALQGLCDDLSEMDDPDFDQKEAYIEYLKAIDEAFGEEDRSELIAKWAEVDRKWMRITTPIQIGHPLEYYEDHYKKAVALEWDVRVSNPENKGAYVTYERILKAFIRLFDQNGANALHVKDNVLSSLKNVQLYIGRPALFYAAEFNGLFSAQVVPNDETVSREMGKKIFAFSDNILDSLRAKPFLKINLEVFGKAFMDKERELIFHDAKTWHRVYEVTTIGHEFGHILWMDHDTETKMNQSGVFKNIEEFKATTGGLVSFFFDEDTSLKEAILRDTIKRSVGLVAWMKTGEVEPYYCEGLIHLTGLFQSGVLKFDDTLHIDLSNEAYEVLKAWYLKTYTQLLNHYLDKKDAKLFLEQFATKEEGVYLPHEPSVRSFVGYYWSLHQSMGRDIDESVKRSDWL; translated from the coding sequence ATGAACCAAAAATTTGAAAATGATTTGAAACGATTTTACGAGCTTCTAGGGGAACGTCAACGAGCACTTGGGAGTTACTTTAACATTGTTGAATCAGAAGATTACGATAAGCGAATTGAGAGTTTTATTGATACCTTTTTAGAGAGTATTGAGCTAAGTCTTATTCGTGAAAATAGGGTAGCGGCACTTACGCGTTTGATCAATCTTCGCGATGAACAGATGGTGCAAGCGTTAGAGAAAGAGGGCAAAGATGAAGTCTTTATAGCACAAGCCAAAGAAAAAGCGTATCTTTGGGTTAAAGAGTTTTACCTCAAAGCACATGCTGAATTAATCGCGCAGATACAAAAAGAGTGGCTCTTTTCACCTTTTTATCGGAGGCTTCTTCGAGGCATTCATGAAGTAGGGCTTGCATTAAGCGCATGGCAGTCTCATTGGACAGAGCACATCATCAACACCATCAATCCTCTTTTAGAATTAGAGTTCAATAAAGACGCTCAAGCCATCGCAACAATGTTACATGAAAAAGGGCTTTTTGATCCTGATCCTTTGGGAAATGATGGCGACAGGTCGTATTCTGTTTTGGAAAAAGTGGAGGGCGGTTATGTTGCGAAGGCTTATGCCACCGCTTTTGCTAAAGAAGTTTCACACGTACGAAATGCGCTTCAGGGTTTGTGCGATGATCTCTCTGAAATGGACGATCCTGATTTTGATCAAAAAGAGGCATATATTGAATATCTCAAAGCGATTGATGAGGCGTTTGGTGAAGAAGATCGCAGTGAACTCATCGCAAAATGGGCGGAGGTTGATCGAAAATGGATGCGTATTACAACACCGATTCAAATCGGACATCCTTTAGAGTACTATGAAGACCACTACAAAAAAGCGGTTGCGCTTGAGTGGGATGTAAGAGTTTCAAATCCTGAGAATAAAGGCGCTTATGTAACGTATGAGCGAATTCTTAAAGCCTTCATTCGCCTTTTTGATCAAAATGGAGCCAATGCTTTACATGTAAAAGATAACGTTCTCTCCAGCCTCAAAAATGTTCAGCTTTACATTGGCAGACCTGCTCTTTTTTATGCGGCAGAATTCAATGGACTTTTTTCGGCTCAAGTTGTTCCAAACGACGAAACTGTCAGTCGAGAAATGGGCAAAAAGATTTTTGCATTTTCCGATAACATCTTAGATTCTTTGCGTGCAAAACCTTTTTTAAAAATTAATCTAGAGGTCTTTGGTAAAGCTTTTATGGATAAAGAGCGAGAACTTATTTTCCATGATGCAAAAACATGGCATCGCGTCTATGAAGTGACAACCATAGGGCATGAATTTGGGCATATTTTGTGGATGGATCATGACACTGAAACGAAGATGAATCAAAGCGGTGTTTTCAAAAATATTGAAGAATTTAAAGCGACCACAGGCGGTCTTGTTTCCTTTTTCTTTGATGAAGACACCTCTTTAAAAGAGGCTATCTTGCGTGATACAATTAAGCGTTCTGTTGGATTGGTTGCTTGGATGAAAACAGGCGAAGTTGAGCCATACTACTGTGAAGGATTGATCCATCTAACAGGGCTTTTTCAAAGCGGTGTCTTGAAATTTGATGACACATTGCACATCGATCTCTCCAATGAAGCTTATGAAGTGTTAAAAGCATGGTATCTCAAAACTTATACACAACTTTTAAATCATTATCTTGACAAAAAAGATGCCAAACTCTTTTTAGAGCAATTTGCGACTAAAGAAGAAGGCGTTTATCTCCCTCATGAGCCAAGTGTTCGCTCGTTTGTGGGTTATTATTGGTCATTGCATCAGTCCATGGGACGCGATATAGACGAGAGTGTCAAACGATCTGATTGGCTTTGA
- a CDS encoding GGDEF domain-containing protein, translated as MLNEKWQKLIEVADFAFQPIVNIYTGKLYAVEALIRNYEPAGFTTIDCIFDTAYSEKTLYLIDVKLREKAIHKFSLLPFSKHIKLFYNLDNRITMMPDFKSGYTCELLSTYEMDTSNICFELSEKHQVGMYAGVDKLVLNLYKQQGYKMAIDDFGVGFSGLQMLFNADPNFIKIDRFFISEIHLSKKKKLFVSSIVQIAQAMGIFTIAEGVECEEEYNECKKLGCNMVQGYFVQKPTLDVWEILSSYEHLKMVAQSDKRKNGKIANIEKYLQKSHTVFIDSPINDVYEVLKGDKKNHFVPVLARDFTPLGIIRDADIKAYLYSNYGKALLYNLTQGSLKKIISHCGRADINDPIEKILKIYAFDDDNDAILITENEKYLGYLSSKTLLDIVNEKNIVDAKDQNPLTGLSGNRIINEFVANAMDSKEKVMMAYFDFDNFKPFNDYYGFRKGDRAITLFADILKSSVGFDECLVGHVGGDDFFLGWSLKEEDTFEKVYGIILEIVTKFSEDIKSFYCEQGLSSGYIMAKNRDGVIQPFSLMTVSAAVICHGFGYQHDLDDNELNEIFGVLKKSAKATPTHIACVDLGVIKH; from the coding sequence ATGTTAAACGAAAAATGGCAAAAGCTCATTGAAGTGGCAGACTTTGCCTTTCAGCCCATTGTCAATATTTATACAGGTAAACTCTACGCTGTTGAAGCATTGATACGCAACTACGAACCGGCTGGTTTTACGACAATTGACTGCATATTTGACACAGCCTATAGTGAAAAAACACTTTATCTTATTGATGTAAAACTACGTGAAAAAGCCATTCACAAGTTTTCATTACTCCCTTTTTCTAAGCATATTAAACTCTTTTATAATCTTGATAATCGCATTACGATGATGCCCGATTTTAAGTCTGGTTATACCTGTGAGCTGCTTTCCACATACGAAATGGACACCTCCAATATCTGTTTTGAACTCTCTGAAAAGCATCAAGTGGGTATGTATGCTGGCGTCGACAAGCTTGTTCTTAATCTCTATAAACAACAAGGTTATAAGATGGCGATTGATGACTTTGGTGTGGGGTTCTCAGGTCTTCAAATGCTTTTCAATGCCGATCCAAATTTCATCAAGATAGACCGTTTTTTTATCAGCGAAATTCATCTTAGTAAAAAGAAGAAACTTTTTGTCAGCTCCATTGTTCAGATCGCGCAAGCCATGGGCATTTTTACCATTGCTGAGGGTGTCGAGTGCGAAGAGGAATATAACGAGTGCAAAAAACTTGGTTGCAATATGGTTCAAGGTTATTTTGTTCAAAAACCTACCCTTGATGTGTGGGAAATACTCTCTTCTTATGAACATCTCAAGATGGTCGCTCAAAGTGATAAACGCAAAAATGGAAAGATCGCCAATATCGAAAAATACCTCCAAAAAAGCCATACGGTCTTTATAGATTCACCTATTAACGATGTGTATGAAGTGCTTAAAGGGGACAAAAAAAACCATTTTGTGCCAGTCCTTGCACGTGATTTTACACCTCTTGGCATTATCAGGGATGCCGATATTAAGGCGTATCTTTACTCCAATTATGGCAAAGCTTTACTTTATAATCTGACGCAAGGGAGCCTTAAAAAAATTATTTCACATTGCGGGCGAGCGGACATCAACGATCCCATTGAGAAGATTTTGAAAATCTATGCGTTTGATGATGACAATGATGCCATTTTGATTACGGAAAATGAGAAATATTTGGGCTATCTAAGTTCAAAAACCCTTTTGGATATTGTCAATGAAAAAAATATTGTGGATGCAAAAGATCAAAACCCGCTGACTGGGCTTTCAGGCAATCGTATCATCAATGAGTTTGTTGCCAATGCAATGGATAGCAAAGAGAAAGTGATGATGGCTTACTTTGATTTTGATAACTTCAAACCCTTCAACGACTATTATGGTTTTCGTAAAGGAGATCGCGCGATTACGCTTTTTGCGGACATCCTAAAAAGCTCTGTGGGGTTTGATGAGTGTTTGGTTGGGCATGTGGGCGGCGATGACTTCTTTCTCGGTTGGAGCCTCAAAGAGGAAGACACCTTTGAGAAAGTCTATGGGATTATTTTAGAAATAGTCACCAAGTTTTCGGAAGATATAAAAAGTTTTTATTGTGAACAAGGACTGAGTTCGGGTTATATTATGGCGAAAAACCGTGATGGCGTCATACAGCCATTCTCTTTGATGACGGTCAGTGCTGCTGTGATTTGCCATGGTTTTGGCTACCAGCATGACCTTGATGATAATGAGCTCAATGAGATCTTTGGTGTGTTGAAAAAGAGTGCAAAAGCAACACCCACACATATCGCTTGCGTAGATTTAGGTGTTATCAAACATTAA
- a CDS encoding response regulator transcription factor: MHNSLALFERLSILYAEDEESLRRSVCQTLEIFFDKVIEAKDGEEALELFFEHKPDILLLDICMPKCDGLKLLKEIRKSHKRVPVIIMSAYAEPAYFQQSIELNICKYLLKPFSKESFLDALKTCARWMYEWGEGGLIRVGNDLFYDPISGMLLKEKEQFLLTKKERLLFEYLLRQKNRVISFEELEEAIWAEEGGSKEALKALVKELRKKLDKESIENVFGIGYKLAIR; the protein is encoded by the coding sequence ATGCACAATTCTCTTGCCCTGTTTGAGCGTTTGTCCATTTTGTATGCTGAAGATGAAGAGAGTTTACGAAGAAGTGTGTGTCAAACACTGGAGATTTTTTTTGATAAAGTCATTGAAGCAAAAGATGGCGAAGAAGCACTCGAACTTTTTTTTGAGCATAAGCCCGACATCTTACTTTTAGATATTTGTATGCCAAAATGCGATGGACTTAAACTGCTTAAAGAGATTCGTAAATCGCATAAACGAGTCCCCGTGATCATTATGAGTGCCTATGCTGAACCTGCTTATTTTCAACAATCCATTGAACTCAATATCTGCAAATACCTTCTCAAGCCCTTCTCGAAAGAGAGTTTTCTAGACGCACTCAAAACCTGCGCGAGATGGATGTATGAATGGGGAGAAGGGGGTTTGATTCGTGTTGGAAACGACCTTTTTTACGACCCAATTTCGGGGATGCTGTTAAAAGAAAAAGAGCAATTTTTACTGACCAAAAAAGAGCGTCTCTTATTTGAGTATCTTTTGCGTCAAAAAAACCGAGTGATCTCATTTGAAGAGCTTGAAGAGGCTATTTGGGCAGAAGAGGGTGGTAGTAAAGAAGCGCTTAAAGCACTCGTTAAGGAGCTGCGTAAAAAGCTTGACAAAGAGAGCATTGAAAATGTTTTTGGCATAGGATATAAACTTGCCATACGTTAA
- a CDS encoding DEAD/DEAH box helicase codes for MLFSQLNLSAPILKAIQDEGYTTPTPVQEKAIPPILEGRDMLAGAQTGTGKTAGFTLPILELLSKKPHNKARPILRVLILTPTRELAAQVQESVKAYGKYLPFKSAVIFGGVGIHPQIQTLRAGIDILVATPGRLLDHVSQGTIDLRHIETLVLDEADRMLDMGFIKDIRRVIALLPTKRQNLLFSATYSDDIKKLCESILKNPAIVEVARRNTSSELVNQRVIMVDCKRKTALLGKLIQENRWEQVLVFTRTKHHANKVSEYLAKIGISSAAIHGNKSQSARTKALSDFKNGSIKVLVATDIAARGLDIDQLPHVVNLELPNIAEDYVHRIGRTGRAGNNGEAISLVCVDEHEYLKGIEKLINRKFEREIVEGFAPDPNIKAEPIQQGRGQKPQGQPKRRDNAPREYVEKRRERQR; via the coding sequence ATGTTATTTTCACAATTAAACCTTAGTGCGCCTATCTTAAAAGCGATTCAAGATGAAGGTTACACGACCCCAACACCTGTTCAAGAAAAAGCGATCCCACCTATCTTAGAAGGCCGAGATATGCTAGCAGGTGCTCAAACAGGAACCGGTAAAACCGCTGGCTTTACGCTTCCCATCTTAGAACTTTTGTCTAAAAAACCTCATAACAAAGCCAGACCCATTCTTCGTGTACTTATTCTAACCCCAACACGTGAGCTTGCTGCGCAAGTACAAGAGAGCGTTAAAGCCTACGGTAAATATTTACCCTTTAAAAGTGCCGTCATCTTTGGAGGGGTGGGTATTCATCCCCAAATTCAAACATTACGCGCTGGTATCGACATTCTTGTCGCAACACCGGGACGTTTACTTGACCATGTATCGCAAGGCACGATTGATCTTAGGCATATTGAAACGTTAGTGCTTGACGAAGCCGATCGCATGCTTGATATGGGCTTTATCAAAGATATTCGCCGTGTCATCGCCCTGCTTCCAACCAAGCGTCAAAATCTGCTTTTTTCAGCGACTTACTCGGATGACATCAAAAAACTGTGTGAATCTATCTTGAAAAACCCCGCGATTGTCGAAGTTGCCCGTCGCAATACCTCCAGTGAACTCGTCAATCAACGTGTTATTATGGTTGATTGCAAACGTAAAACGGCACTTTTGGGCAAGCTTATTCAAGAAAACAGGTGGGAGCAAGTGCTGGTCTTTACACGTACTAAACACCATGCGAACAAAGTCTCAGAATACCTTGCAAAAATTGGCATTAGCTCTGCCGCCATTCATGGCAACAAAAGCCAAAGTGCCCGTACTAAAGCTCTCAGTGATTTTAAAAATGGCTCTATCAAAGTGCTTGTAGCCACTGACATTGCTGCACGAGGTCTAGACATCGACCAGCTTCCTCATGTGGTCAATCTTGAGCTTCCAAACATTGCCGAAGACTATGTTCACCGTATTGGTCGAACCGGACGTGCTGGCAATAATGGAGAAGCCATTTCTTTGGTGTGTGTCGATGAGCATGAGTACTTAAAAGGCATCGAAAAGCTGATTAACCGTAAGTTTGAGCGTGAAATCGTTGAAGGTTTTGCACCCGATCCAAACATCAAAGCAGAACCGATTCAGCAAGGAAGAGGCCAAAAACCTCAAGGTCAACCTAAACGCA
- a CDS encoding acetyl-CoA carboxylase biotin carboxylase subunit: protein MYKRKITKVLIANRGEIALRIIRACKELEIKSVCVFSTIDANGVWVRKADESYLLKGDPIQVYLDYKNIVALAKEVGADAIHPGYGFLSENADFAQYCLDHDIVFIGPKPDHIALFGDKMASKIAMKAVGVPVLGGTDQPILEMDAAIKVAREIGFPVIIKAAFGGGGKGMRIVKKEEEFVAMFEAATKEAERFFGRGDAFIEKYVQNPRHIEVQVMADKYGNVIHLSERDCSIQRRHQKVVEIAPSPRLNDKVRKELLRASKKAMFKLGYESVGTVEYLVDEDDNFFFIEMNTRVQVEHTITEAITGMDIVQSMIRIAEGEPLPVMQEDIKFRGYAIEFRINAEDPKNGFIPSSGRITTYLSPGGPGVRLDAIGFKDYVVPTNYDSMIGKLIIVGLDWDGVVRKARRALDEFIISGIPTNIPLHRQIVRDEDFKQGIFNTTYLDKKLPTFTLDAIHDIEEDETKHEHIAAIVAALKNQGI, encoded by the coding sequence GTGTACAAACGAAAAATCACAAAGGTATTGATCGCCAATCGCGGGGAAATCGCGCTTAGGATCATTAGAGCATGTAAAGAGTTGGAGATCAAAAGTGTTTGTGTTTTTTCAACAATTGATGCGAATGGTGTTTGGGTCCGTAAAGCAGATGAGAGTTATCTGCTCAAAGGTGATCCTATTCAAGTCTATTTGGATTATAAAAATATTGTAGCCCTTGCCAAAGAGGTAGGTGCAGATGCGATTCATCCAGGATACGGCTTTTTGTCTGAAAACGCTGATTTTGCACAGTATTGTCTTGATCATGACATTGTTTTCATTGGACCAAAGCCTGACCATATTGCGCTTTTTGGTGACAAAATGGCATCTAAAATCGCAATGAAAGCGGTGGGTGTACCGGTTCTTGGTGGTACAGATCAGCCGATTCTTGAGATGGATGCAGCTATTAAAGTGGCGCGTGAAATTGGTTTTCCTGTTATCATCAAAGCAGCTTTTGGTGGTGGTGGAAAAGGTATGCGTATTGTTAAAAAAGAGGAAGAATTTGTTGCGATGTTTGAAGCGGCAACAAAAGAAGCTGAACGATTTTTTGGTAGAGGTGATGCTTTTATTGAAAAATATGTTCAAAATCCTCGTCATATCGAAGTGCAAGTTATGGCTGACAAATACGGTAATGTCATTCACTTAAGCGAGCGTGACTGTTCGATTCAAAGACGTCACCAAAAAGTAGTTGAAATAGCTCCAAGTCCACGCCTTAATGACAAAGTCCGTAAAGAGTTGCTCCGCGCTTCTAAAAAAGCGATGTTCAAATTGGGCTATGAGAGTGTTGGAACGGTTGAGTATCTTGTTGATGAAGATGACAATTTTTTCTTTATCGAGATGAATACCAGAGTTCAAGTCGAACATACGATCACCGAAGCTATTACGGGTATGGACATTGTTCAAAGCATGATTCGCATTGCTGAGGGTGAACCACTTCCTGTGATGCAAGAAGATATCAAATTTAGAGGTTATGCGATTGAATTTCGTATCAACGCAGAAGATCCTAAAAATGGCTTTATTCCTTCTTCTGGTCGCATTACAACTTACCTTTCACCGGGCGGCCCTGGTGTAAGACTTGATGCGATTGGTTTTAAAGATTACGTGGTACCTACAAACTATGACTCTATGATTGGTAAATTGATCATCGTAGGGCTTGATTGGGATGGTGTTGTACGAAAAGCCAGACGTGCATTGGATGAATTTATCATTTCAGGTATCCCTACCAATATTCCTCTTCACCGTCAAATTGTACGTGATGAAGATTTTAAACAAGGTATTTTTAACACCACATACCTTGATAAAAAACTCCCTACCTTCACGCTTGATGCCATCCACGACATCGAAGAAGATGAAACCAAACATGAGCACATTGCGGCGATTGTTGCGGCACTCAAAAACCAAGGTATTTAA